One segment of Rhodopirellula baltica SH 1 DNA contains the following:
- a CDS encoding OB-fold nucleic acid binding domain-containing protein — translation MISRLKCLALGTACFAFAVGCEPGTNETASTDADPTVILNEAPSDPLSLTEVKEQFTDEEAEAPNEITLVGKVDAGEFEAFEPNSATFMLSELPDEDHTGGDPDHADNCPFCKRRLANAPKAVVKLVDESGTVRATRADKLAGLSKGDVVTVSGTVSYDEGVNLITIQSQKIHIR, via the coding sequence ATGATATCTCGCCTGAAATGCCTCGCACTCGGCACCGCTTGCTTCGCATTCGCGGTCGGCTGCGAACCCGGCACGAACGAAACCGCATCAACGGACGCCGATCCGACGGTGATCCTCAATGAAGCTCCGTCCGACCCGTTGTCGCTGACCGAAGTCAAAGAGCAGTTCACGGACGAGGAAGCGGAAGCTCCCAACGAAATCACTTTAGTCGGCAAAGTCGACGCGGGTGAATTCGAAGCCTTTGAACCGAACTCAGCCACGTTCATGCTCAGCGAACTGCCCGACGAAGATCACACGGGCGGCGATCCTGATCACGCGGACAACTGCCCGTTCTGCAAACGCCGACTCGCCAACGCGCCGAAAGCCGTTGTGAAATTGGTCGACGAATCTGGAACCGTTCGAGCAACCCGAGCGGACAAGTTGGCCGGTCTCTCCAAAGGGGACGTGGTCACCGTTTCGGGAACGGTCAGCTACGACGAAGGCGTGAATCTGATCACTATCCAGTCGCAGAAGATTCACATTCGCTAG
- a CDS encoding glycosyl hydrolase family 95 catalytic domain-containing protein has translation MLTVSELSPEVIASMNPPTARHQVLLVVSIWCGLLVGCGLMGGQTGSAQVTGEHEIDETRPSISLDNLVDWPAFLKQCDWHRDTMSRSWDEAPFTGNGEQGTLVYQVDDRTVRFDVGCSAAHDHRPWQEDDLSEKHVEVLNRGRHFIGHLELRLPADISGGASRIGLWNAEASGTIQAAEGDAKWTAIAHATEPVIHCELQTTGELSDAKFVYVPTLAKSPRAVRAKAERKASHPTPKIIETDDGIQLVVQDLVAGGQTAVAWTTQRDADRTQLWLSVQHSFPESDASDRVVAAVRSAMSADHESWIGSHREWWHNYYSQSFLQTGDPFWDSFYWIQQYKLACATRDRGWIIDNQGPWLQPTAWSATWWNLNVQLSHAGGYTANRRGTVSALRQKLHDNQERLIENVAEPYRHDSSAIGRSSSGWDLIAHAGQPGGRPEMDPKIGAECANLLWALHNVDLECRYWADDSIRDETLYPLLTRAVNYYRHFLEPDVDGTLHLPRTFSPEYRLAEDCTYDLDLLRWGIDRLIELAEEKQLSVEDEPLLPTWRDLSQNLVAVQTNETGRAVGRDVWLTNGHRHWSHLMAIYPLRTITPRSEESRELIERSLNHWRSFGRGIAGYSYTASSCMASLLGDGDSALEYLEKLRPYLRPNTFYSEIGLPVMETPLHGATAMQEMMLQSHGGKLAVFPAVPTRWPDVKMVRFRGEGGYLVSGRMEAGQCRWVLIESTVGGDVDVLLPPGTYKWSKNGSLATVRDASGALPLHTVKGDQLLVWLADKPVRVK, from the coding sequence GTGTTGACTGTCTCTGAATTGTCGCCCGAAGTGATTGCGTCTATGAATCCGCCCACCGCTCGTCATCAAGTTTTGCTCGTTGTTTCCATTTGGTGCGGGTTGTTGGTTGGTTGTGGTTTGATGGGCGGTCAAACGGGATCTGCTCAAGTGACCGGTGAACATGAAATCGACGAAACGCGTCCCTCGATTTCACTGGACAACCTCGTTGATTGGCCCGCGTTTCTCAAACAATGCGATTGGCATCGTGACACGATGTCGCGTTCATGGGACGAGGCACCGTTCACGGGAAATGGAGAACAGGGCACGCTGGTTTATCAAGTGGATGATCGGACGGTTCGGTTCGATGTTGGTTGTTCGGCTGCTCACGACCATCGACCATGGCAAGAAGACGATTTGTCTGAAAAGCATGTCGAAGTGCTCAACCGCGGACGGCACTTCATCGGACATCTTGAACTTCGATTGCCCGCGGACATTTCCGGTGGAGCGTCTCGCATCGGGTTGTGGAACGCCGAGGCCAGCGGGACGATCCAAGCCGCCGAAGGGGATGCGAAGTGGACTGCGATTGCCCACGCGACCGAACCGGTGATTCATTGCGAACTGCAAACGACTGGTGAGCTGAGCGATGCCAAGTTTGTTTATGTTCCGACGTTAGCGAAAAGCCCCAGGGCGGTTCGAGCGAAGGCGGAACGAAAGGCTTCGCATCCCACGCCAAAGATCATCGAAACAGACGACGGAATTCAATTGGTCGTCCAGGATTTGGTGGCCGGTGGCCAGACCGCGGTCGCATGGACGACGCAGCGTGACGCCGATCGGACACAGTTGTGGTTGAGTGTCCAGCACTCGTTTCCGGAGTCCGATGCATCCGATCGTGTTGTCGCGGCGGTTCGGTCGGCGATGAGTGCTGATCACGAGAGTTGGATCGGAAGCCATCGCGAATGGTGGCACAACTACTACTCGCAAAGCTTTCTTCAGACTGGGGATCCGTTTTGGGATTCTTTCTATTGGATCCAGCAATACAAGCTTGCGTGCGCCACTCGCGATCGAGGTTGGATCATTGATAACCAGGGGCCTTGGTTGCAGCCGACGGCTTGGAGTGCGACTTGGTGGAACCTCAACGTGCAGTTGTCTCACGCGGGCGGGTACACGGCGAATCGTCGCGGGACCGTTTCAGCGCTTCGTCAGAAGTTGCACGATAACCAAGAGCGTTTGATCGAAAATGTTGCGGAGCCATACCGCCATGATTCATCAGCGATTGGGCGATCGTCATCGGGATGGGATCTAATCGCCCATGCGGGGCAGCCTGGGGGGCGTCCCGAGATGGATCCAAAGATTGGTGCGGAATGCGCCAATTTGTTGTGGGCGTTGCACAACGTTGACCTGGAGTGTCGGTATTGGGCTGACGATTCGATCCGTGATGAAACCTTGTATCCCTTACTGACTCGGGCGGTTAATTATTACCGGCATTTCTTAGAACCCGACGTCGATGGAACGCTGCATCTTCCGCGGACCTTCAGTCCTGAATATCGATTGGCTGAGGATTGCACGTATGACTTGGATTTGTTGCGTTGGGGGATCGACCGATTGATCGAGCTTGCTGAAGAGAAGCAGTTGTCCGTGGAAGACGAACCGTTGTTGCCGACGTGGCGAGATCTATCGCAAAACTTGGTAGCGGTGCAAACAAACGAGACCGGCCGAGCGGTTGGCAGAGACGTTTGGTTGACCAATGGGCATCGACATTGGTCTCATTTGATGGCGATCTACCCGCTGCGAACAATCACTCCTCGCTCGGAAGAAAGCCGTGAATTGATCGAGCGGAGTCTCAATCATTGGCGTTCGTTTGGCCGAGGCATCGCTGGGTATTCCTACACCGCCAGTTCTTGCATGGCGTCACTGCTGGGCGATGGTGATTCCGCACTGGAGTACCTTGAGAAACTGCGACCGTACTTGCGTCCGAACACTTTCTATTCAGAGATTGGTTTGCCAGTGATGGAGACTCCGTTGCATGGTGCGACGGCGATGCAAGAGATGATGCTGCAAAGTCATGGTGGAAAGCTGGCAGTCTTTCCCGCCGTGCCAACTCGTTGGCCTGATGTGAAGATGGTGCGTTTTCGTGGTGAGGGTGGGTATCTTGTCAGTGGCCGCATGGAAGCTGGCCAATGTCGATGGGTATTGATCGAGTCCACTGTCGGCGGGGACGTCGATGTGTTGCTGCCACCGGGGACTTACAAATGGAGCAAGAACGGTTCGCTCGCGACCGTGCGGGATGCTTCAGGTGCCTTGCCACTTCATACAGTGAAAGGCGACCAATTGCTCGTGTGGCTGGCGGATAAACCAGTGCGCGTGAAGTGA
- a CDS encoding tetratricopeptide repeat protein translates to MADPDESKNDNPAPASKRSKTTVLSLAFVTMFTMVGFAYMFSIVAGGREIDAVQAMNLASAQYVAGNIVVAGDLAERSGLDQLNEDHMELYPMQQFLIGAGTHARANQAVAPRDRHEQMEKALPYLQRAHDLGFPEGRDSEGHRMLGATLHAMGRHAQAAKHLKQAVEIDLTLRAELLPLLARSLASSITAKPDEALRTIVAHLEESSLDARRRSEAEILRIELLNQLKRYDDSLPVIARVEEDISSEVTSQMPWALQLRDQLSLQRGLARVGRVIEALPPSISAQLIAGVPIVAGRELPPETKAELNDVIKVLDQLQREADPKVAGSARLLVAQSYLLLNDPDLALARLTQARQQRPFDDRGLEGGISEIELLASRGMGEDVAQTSRYLVREIGQSQFLDFPEIVRENVKQRIIDAIAMLRGAGQFAPAVETATVTSPVLGVASSHSQAGIAYRDWGEATLAAGLGPGGELSRDASVLAREQFRGAGDAFAAAAKEQFDTEEYVPTLWLAIESYQKGRHFSRSAILLEDYLRYEERGRIPRALVAHGRALLADGNAKGAIDSLQTCIIEYDRDPMRYDARLLAAQAAADLGDRERAREWLEDNLSDGQLTPQSPAWRDSLLTLGEMLFAESLSQTLKSRELKWNERVEALRSTRPTLQLAMRRLDEAVKRYWPMPRTQTAAYSLARGHLLTAELPEVELESTELQDTARRGLSQKANAGRQAALDQFAMLSNFLQNQQRDSDLSDKQRALLRNSLIGQADTLRDMGRFAEAADAYRDMALRYMNEPASLEAFLGQSQMMRKIGRVREADLLIRQANVVLGRIGAQWDDEFDMVTRYDRAGWERYLAWMVERLDQGAQLTNQTAP, encoded by the coding sequence GTGGCTGATCCTGACGAATCCAAGAACGACAACCCCGCACCGGCGAGCAAGCGGTCCAAGACCACTGTGCTTTCGCTCGCGTTCGTGACGATGTTTACGATGGTGGGATTTGCATACATGTTTTCGATCGTGGCTGGCGGTCGAGAGATCGATGCGGTGCAAGCCATGAATTTGGCGTCCGCCCAATACGTGGCGGGCAACATCGTGGTCGCTGGCGACCTCGCTGAGAGATCGGGGTTGGACCAGCTGAACGAAGATCACATGGAGCTGTACCCGATGCAGCAGTTCTTGATCGGTGCTGGCACACACGCGAGAGCGAACCAAGCCGTCGCACCGCGGGATCGACATGAGCAAATGGAAAAGGCGTTGCCTTATCTGCAACGAGCTCACGACCTTGGCTTTCCGGAAGGCCGCGATTCGGAGGGGCATCGGATGTTGGGTGCGACCTTGCATGCGATGGGACGGCACGCACAGGCAGCGAAGCATTTGAAGCAGGCTGTTGAGATCGACTTGACGTTGCGAGCTGAGTTGTTGCCATTGCTGGCTCGATCACTCGCGTCATCGATCACCGCTAAGCCGGACGAAGCGCTTCGGACGATTGTGGCTCACTTGGAAGAGTCGAGTTTGGACGCACGACGCCGAAGCGAAGCAGAGATCCTGCGAATCGAGTTGTTGAATCAGTTGAAGCGGTATGACGATTCGCTCCCCGTGATCGCTCGGGTCGAGGAAGACATCTCTAGCGAAGTGACGTCTCAAATGCCATGGGCATTGCAGCTTCGTGACCAGTTGAGTTTGCAACGTGGGTTGGCACGAGTTGGTCGCGTGATTGAAGCGTTGCCACCGTCGATTTCGGCACAGTTGATCGCCGGCGTTCCGATCGTCGCCGGACGTGAGCTGCCACCAGAAACGAAAGCCGAGCTGAATGACGTCATCAAGGTGCTGGACCAATTGCAACGCGAAGCGGATCCCAAGGTTGCGGGCAGTGCTCGTTTGTTGGTCGCTCAATCGTATTTGCTGCTTAACGATCCCGATCTGGCGTTGGCCCGCCTGACTCAAGCGAGGCAGCAGCGACCGTTTGATGATCGTGGTTTGGAAGGCGGTATATCAGAAATCGAGTTGCTGGCCAGTCGAGGTATGGGCGAAGACGTGGCCCAAACATCTCGTTATTTGGTGCGAGAAATTGGCCAGAGTCAGTTTTTGGATTTCCCCGAAATCGTTCGAGAGAACGTCAAGCAAAGAATCATTGACGCCATCGCGATGCTGCGTGGTGCTGGCCAATTTGCGCCCGCGGTCGAAACCGCCACGGTCACGTCTCCGGTGTTGGGTGTGGCGAGTTCACACAGCCAAGCCGGGATCGCTTACCGAGATTGGGGCGAAGCAACGTTGGCGGCTGGGTTGGGTCCAGGAGGCGAGTTGTCCAGAGATGCATCCGTCTTGGCGCGGGAGCAGTTCCGCGGTGCGGGAGACGCGTTTGCGGCGGCCGCGAAGGAACAATTTGACACTGAGGAATACGTGCCGACGCTTTGGCTGGCGATCGAGTCGTATCAGAAAGGCCGCCACTTTTCACGCAGTGCGATTTTGCTGGAGGATTACCTTCGATACGAAGAACGCGGTCGAATTCCGCGAGCTTTGGTGGCGCACGGGCGGGCTTTGCTTGCAGACGGAAATGCGAAAGGGGCGATCGATTCGTTGCAGACATGCATCATCGAATACGACCGCGATCCGATGCGTTATGACGCTCGACTGTTGGCTGCTCAAGCGGCGGCGGATCTGGGCGATCGCGAGCGAGCTCGCGAATGGTTGGAGGACAATCTCAGTGATGGTCAGTTGACTCCGCAAAGTCCGGCTTGGCGAGACTCGTTGCTGACGTTGGGCGAGATGTTGTTCGCGGAAAGTTTGTCACAGACACTGAAGTCACGCGAGTTGAAGTGGAACGAGCGTGTGGAAGCGTTGCGTTCGACTCGTCCGACATTGCAACTGGCGATGCGACGATTGGATGAAGCGGTGAAGCGATATTGGCCCATGCCCCGAACACAAACCGCCGCGTACTCATTGGCCCGTGGGCATTTGTTGACGGCGGAATTACCGGAGGTCGAGCTGGAGTCAACGGAGCTCCAGGACACGGCTCGTCGTGGGTTGAGCCAGAAAGCGAACGCGGGTCGGCAGGCGGCGTTGGATCAATTCGCGATGCTGTCCAATTTTTTGCAGAACCAACAACGTGACAGTGATTTGAGTGACAAGCAGCGCGCACTGCTTCGCAATTCGTTGATCGGTCAAGCGGACACGCTTCGTGACATGGGGCGGTTCGCAGAAGCGGCGGACGCTTATCGTGACATGGCATTGCGGTACATGAACGAGCCAGCCTCCTTGGAAGCTTTCTTGGGGCAGTCGCAGATGATGCGAAAGATCGGTCGAGTTCGCGAAGCGGATCTGTTGATCCGGCAGGCAAACGTGGTGCTCGGAAGAATCGGAGCCCAATGGGACGACGAATTTGACATGGTCACGCGGTATGATCGTGCTGGTTGGGAACGCTACTTGGCCTGGATGGTCGAAAGGCTCGACCAAGGGGCACAGCTGACCAATCAAACGGCGCCGTGA
- a CDS encoding cold-shock protein — protein sequence MAEGTIKRLTDKGFGFIDTGGPKDLFFHCTNVEGASYDELQEGQKVTYTEGRGPKGPCAENVTPA from the coding sequence ATGGCAGAAGGTACAATCAAACGGCTCACCGACAAAGGCTTCGGTTTCATCGACACTGGAGGGCCGAAAGACTTGTTCTTCCACTGCACGAATGTCGAAGGCGCGAGTTACGACGAACTGCAAGAAGGTCAAAAAGTCACTTACACTGAAGGTCGCGGTCCCAAAGGACCTTGTGCCGAAAACGTGACTCCTGCCTGA
- a CDS encoding alpha/beta hydrolase — MILAQSILRAGCFAACFTGAVAAQTPKAVVNPEPTETGISYGDHRKQQLMYWKPTSRSDQPTPCVFYIHGGGWRGGSQTDANLMGMLPQLLDSGITVISVQYRYIQDALAGHVTPPVKAPMTDCAAALQFVRYHKKRFGIDPDRMIAVGGSAGACTSLWLALHDDMKDPSSDNPIARQSTRLMGAAVIRPQTTLDPKQMREWTPNSWYGGHAFGQFAEKGDKKPVQFARFLEARERLLPWIKAYSPIEHVSSDDPPIYMFYSDEPKIGQKQGDPTHTSNFGVKLQEKLRESGVECELHYKGADVEHSTVLSYLLEHLAVNPD; from the coding sequence ATGATTCTTGCTCAATCCATTCTTCGAGCTGGTTGTTTTGCTGCCTGCTTCACCGGAGCGGTCGCTGCACAAACGCCCAAGGCGGTCGTTAATCCCGAGCCAACCGAAACCGGGATCTCGTACGGCGATCATCGCAAGCAACAATTGATGTATTGGAAGCCGACCAGTCGCTCGGATCAGCCCACACCGTGTGTCTTTTACATCCACGGCGGTGGATGGCGTGGTGGATCGCAGACCGATGCAAACTTGATGGGGATGTTGCCGCAGTTACTTGATTCGGGGATCACCGTGATTTCTGTTCAGTATCGATACATCCAAGATGCTTTGGCCGGGCATGTCACGCCGCCGGTGAAAGCACCCATGACGGATTGTGCTGCCGCGTTGCAGTTCGTGCGCTATCACAAAAAGCGGTTTGGCATTGATCCGGATCGAATGATCGCAGTGGGGGGATCCGCCGGTGCATGCACATCGTTGTGGTTGGCGTTGCACGATGACATGAAAGATCCATCCAGTGACAATCCAATCGCACGCCAGTCCACGCGTCTGATGGGGGCCGCTGTGATCCGTCCGCAAACAACGCTTGATCCAAAACAAATGCGAGAGTGGACCCCGAACAGTTGGTACGGAGGGCACGCGTTCGGTCAGTTCGCGGAAAAGGGTGACAAGAAACCGGTCCAGTTCGCGAGGTTCTTGGAAGCGAGAGAAAGGTTGCTGCCGTGGATCAAGGCCTATTCACCAATCGAGCACGTGTCATCGGATGACCCTCCGATCTACATGTTTTACAGCGATGAACCCAAGATCGGTCAGAAACAAGGTGATCCAACCCACACGTCTAATTTTGGCGTCAAGTTGCAGGAGAAGCTCCGGGAGTCAGGCGTTGAATGCGAGTTGCATTACAAGGGAGCTGATGTGGAGCACTCTACGGTACTGTCGTATTTGCTGGAGCATTTGGCGGTGAACCCGGATTGA
- a CDS encoding DUF1559 domain-containing protein: protein MRNTSRANQHGFTLVELLVVIAIIGVLVGLLLPAVQAAREAARRMSCSNNFKQIGLALHNYHSAYNQVPEQQGGTHGTGTNAWSAATGNNRLDLSCLVGLTPFFEQQGLWEQISNPYQVTEGSAGIGNVYAPMGPWPGRPLNSATNAAGGFYAPWMTSLPMLRCPSDPGFGLPGQGRTNYGPCLGDSTDTTWGGYRNRANGVVTSNSSYQSRVRASQRGFFRNQQKSAFRDVLDGLSNTIAFGEIVTDLGDSDTRTKPVDGAVNLLNIGGNTSCEGFVDPERPQFWLSSAPKVGSDEQTRGMKWAYGSPVSQQVFTMLTPNSPLCINNTNIVSIATCPMGSRHQGGCHVLMGDGAVRFITDSIDAGNADRGQVGAHAQHNDPESTPGSESPYGLWGALGTRSAKEVLSGEF, encoded by the coding sequence ATGCGCAATACATCTCGCGCGAACCAGCACGGTTTTACTTTGGTGGAACTGCTGGTTGTCATCGCCATCATTGGCGTCCTAGTTGGGTTGCTTCTTCCCGCGGTTCAAGCGGCTCGTGAAGCGGCCCGTCGAATGAGCTGCAGCAACAACTTCAAACAAATTGGTTTGGCGCTGCACAACTACCACTCGGCGTACAACCAAGTTCCTGAGCAGCAAGGCGGAACGCACGGAACCGGCACCAACGCTTGGTCCGCAGCAACAGGCAACAACCGTCTGGACCTCTCGTGCCTTGTCGGCTTGACCCCATTCTTCGAACAACAAGGCTTGTGGGAACAAATCAGCAATCCCTACCAGGTCACCGAGGGATCCGCCGGCATTGGCAACGTCTACGCTCCGATGGGCCCTTGGCCCGGCCGCCCACTCAACTCGGCGACCAATGCGGCCGGCGGCTTCTACGCTCCTTGGATGACCAGCCTTCCGATGCTGCGTTGCCCCAGTGACCCTGGCTTCGGCTTGCCCGGTCAAGGACGCACGAACTACGGACCATGCCTGGGCGACTCAACCGACACGACTTGGGGTGGCTATCGAAACCGAGCCAACGGTGTCGTGACAAGCAATTCGTCCTACCAATCTCGCGTTCGAGCCTCACAACGAGGATTCTTCCGCAACCAACAAAAATCTGCCTTCCGTGACGTCTTGGACGGTCTGTCCAACACGATCGCTTTTGGCGAAATCGTCACCGACTTGGGCGATAGCGACACTCGCACCAAACCAGTCGACGGGGCGGTCAACCTGCTGAACATCGGCGGCAACACCTCCTGCGAAGGCTTCGTCGATCCAGAGCGTCCTCAGTTTTGGCTTAGCTCCGCCCCCAAGGTCGGCAGCGACGAACAAACCCGAGGAATGAAGTGGGCTTACGGCAGTCCCGTCAGCCAACAAGTCTTCACGATGCTGACACCGAACTCTCCGTTGTGCATTAACAACACCAACATCGTTTCCATCGCGACCTGCCCAATGGGAAGTCGCCACCAAGGTGGATGCCACGTTCTGATGGGTGACGGTGCTGTCAGATTCATCACTGATTCGATCGATGCTGGTAACGCGGATCGCGGACAAGTCGGAGCTCACGCTCAACACAACGACCCAGAATCGACCCCAGGGTCAGAAAGTCCATACGGCTTGTGGGGTGCACTCGGCACCCGAAGCGCCAAAGAAGTCCTCTCGGGAGAATTTTGA